Proteins encoded together in one Oncorhynchus keta strain PuntledgeMale-10-30-2019 unplaced genomic scaffold, Oket_V2 Un_contig_5400_pilon_pilon, whole genome shotgun sequence window:
- the LOC127925270 gene encoding thymic stromal cotransporter homolog, with product MLALGTLRKRIEPVVLCAQIASAFFDTGLQMVVKEQCAIATDALNPTPTEDSRQKAMSNFYMIYNMLSKFVPILPAIILAKVGDLGHRKIPIVIPLVGYLVSRVVLLLVIVMDLPIQAMFGGVVVHGLSGGFCSYWAGVMALVSLTSTEEDRSLHMMQMELVYGIAGLIGSLVSGHLFQLYSVDFKQGTVLVSLSVFLYFVCLVYTMFIFLMPTVSPSAQERNETNGIDTQHSKNILNILLLFAGGILYDVAVGGGMEILVTFEMKEPLNWNATQVGYGNAAGFVVFLTSFLGVMVMSRWVSDVTLIIIGMVSFAAGIYFMAFVTATYMFYLGKRKFIMTGLISDYNVKHRVHSERQGSSLLQLKPG from the exons ATGTTGGCATTGGGGACACTGCGTAAACGCATCGAGCCAGTGGTCCTATGTGCCCAAATAGCGAGCGCGTTTTTCGACACCGGCTTGCAGATGGTGGTAAAAGAGCAATGCGCCATTGCGACCGATGCGCTTAATCCAACCCCCACTGAGGACAGCCGGCAGAAAGCTATGTCCAACTTTTACATGATATATAATATGCTGTCCAAGTTCGTTCCGATCCTACCCGCCATTATCTTAGCCAAG GTAGGTGACCTGGGGCACCGGAAGATCCCCATCGTGATCCCTCTGGTGGGTTACCTGGTCTCCAGAGTGGTCCTGCTCCTGGTCATAGTGATGGATCTCCCGATACAGGCTATGTTCGGCGGGGTGGTGGTCCACGGACTCAGCGGCGGGTTCTGCTCCTACTGGGCCGGGGTCATGGCCCTGGTGTCGCTCACCTCCACCGAGGAGGACCGCTCTCTCCACATGATGCAAATGGAGCTGGTCTATGGCATAGCTGGACTCATCGGGAGTTTGGTGTCTGGGCACCTCTTCCAGTTGTACAGTGTGGACTTTAAACAGGGGACAGTGTTAGTGAGCCTGAGTGTCTTCCTCTACTTTGTGTGTCTCGTCTACACAATGTTTATCTTTCTAATGCCAACTGTCTCGCCAAGCGCACAAGAGCGCAATGAGACCAACGGTATCGACACGCAACATTCCAAGAATATTCTGAACATTCTGCTTCTTTTTGCGGGTGGGATTCTATATGACGTGGCGgtgggaggaggaatggagataCTGGTGACCTTTGAGATGAAGGAGCCACTGAACTGGAACGCCACCCAG GTAGGTTACGGGAACGCCGCCGGGTTCGTGGTCTTCCTGACGAGCTTCCTGGGTGTCATGGTAATGTCCAGATGGGTGAGTGACGTCACCCTCATCATCATCGGCATGGTGTCCTTCGCTGCCGGGATCTACTTCATGGCCTTCGTCACGGCAACCTACATGTTCTATCTGGGTAAGAGGAAGTTCATCATGACTGGTTTGATTTCAGATTACAATGTAAAACACAGGGTCCACAGTGAACGACAAGGCTCCTCTTTATTACAGTTAAAACCAggttaa